A stretch of the Papaver somniferum cultivar HN1 chromosome 6, ASM357369v1, whole genome shotgun sequence genome encodes the following:
- the LOC113286872 gene encoding 3-ketoacyl-CoA synthase 4-like: MALGDDGDAVTSKMKQKSKRLPDFLQSVNLKYVKLGYHYLISHLFSLFLIPIFILLTAEAMQINPTDVYELWHHYLRYNIVSVVTSGVFIVMGLTIYIMSRPRPVYLVDYACYRPPSRFQVSTHQFLERSQNHYGELDESLMEFQRKIVKLSGLGDETYFPEGFHNSTSSPPTYTIALAREETEQVMFGALDILFSTTSVKPKDIGILVVNCSLFNPTPSLSAMIVNKYKLRSNIKSFNLGGMGCSAGVISVDLAKDLLQVHRNTYAIVVSTENITHGAYPGSKKSMMLSNCLFRVGGAAMLLSNKSKDKRIAKYKLVHVVRTHRGSDDKAFKCVYQDQDEAGIIGVSLSRDVMATAGDALKINITTLGPLVLPISEQLFFLTTLVIKKLFNPKVNPCIPDFKLAFEHFCIHAGGRGVIDEMEKNLDLSPIHVEASRSTLHRFGNTSSSSIWYELAYIEAKGRMRKNDRVWQIALGSGFKCNSAVWVALKNVKPSTNKCSPWRDCIDKYPVQTFQ; this comes from the coding sequence ATGGCATTAGGTGACGACGGAGATGCTGTTACTTCCAAGATGAAGCAAAAGAGTAAGAGATTACCAGATTTCTTACAGAGCGTGAATTTGAAATATGTCAAGCTGGGTTATCATTACTTGATTTCCCATCTCTTCAGTCTATTTCTTATACCTATTTTCATACTTCTCACTGCTGAAGCTATGCAAATCAACCCTACGGATGTGTATGAGCTTTGGCATCATTACCTCAGGTACAATATCGTCAGCGTAGTAACTTCCGGGGTTTTCATTGTTATGGGTTTGACCATTTACATAATGTCTCGGCCTCGCCCCGTCTACCTTGTCGATTATGCCTGTTATCGCCCACCATCTCGCTTTCAAGTTTCAACCCATCAGTTCCTTGAGCGTTCTCAAAATCATTACGGTGAACTCGATGAATCTTTAATGGAGTTTCAACGTAAGATTGTAAAGCTGTCTGGACTTGGTGACGAGACTTATTTTCCTGAAGGATTTCACAACAGCACATCTTCACCACCTACATATACAATAGCCTTGGCGAGGGAAGAGACAGAGCAAGTGATGTTTGGTGCATTGGACATTCTATTTTCTACTACATCTGTGAAGCCCAAAGACATCGGAATTCTTGTTGTGAATTGTAGTTTATTTAATCCGACTCCATCGCTCTCCGCCATGATCGTCAACAAATACAAACTTAGAAGTAACATCAAGAGCTTCAATTTAGGTGGGATGGGTTGCAGCGCTGGAGTAATTTCAGTCGATCTTGCAAAAGACTTACTTCAGGTTCATCGAAACACCTATGCGATTGTCGTGAGCACAGAGAATATTACCCATGGCGCCTATCCTGGAAGCAAGAAATCCATGATGTTATCTAATTGTCTATTCCGTGTAGGTGGTGCTGCGATGCTTCTTTCCAACAAATCTAAAGACAAACGAATAGCAAAGTACAAGCTGGTTCATGTGGTGAGAACCCACCGCGGGTCGGATGATAAGGCTTTTAAATGTGTTTATCAGGATCAGGATGAAGCTGGTATAATAGGCGTTTCATTGTCCAGAGATGTCATGGCAACTGCAGGAGATGCCCTTAAGATCAATATCACTACTTTGGGTCCCTTAGTCCTTCCGATAAGCGAACAACTTTTCTTTTTAACTACTCTAGTTATCAAGAAGTTGTTCAACCCTAAAGTGAATCCTTGTATACCAGATTTCAAACTTGCATTTGAGCATTTCTGTATACATGCTGGAGGAAGAGGAGTGATCGATGAAATGGAAAAGAACTTGGATTTATCACCAATTCATGTGGAGGCTTCTCGTTCGACGCTTCATCGGTTTGGGAACACATCATCAAGTTCAATTTGGTATGAGTTGGCCTATATTGAAGCCAAAGGAAGGATGCGCAAGAATGACCGTGTCTGGCAGATTGCATTAGGGAGTGGTTTTAAGTGTAACAGTGCAGTATGGGTTGCTCTAAAGAATGTGAAACCCTCTACTAATAAGTGTAGTCCATGGAGAGATTGTATTGACAAGTACCCTGTTCAAACATTTCAGTAA